The nucleotide window CGCGCGCTCACTGCCTTGCTGGCCGAATACCTGCAGCACGAAGGGTTTACGGTGGACATCGCATACGACGGCGACACGGCCTTATCCATGCTCCGCTCCCAGCGACCTGACCTCTTGATCCTCGATGTGATGATGCCCGGCAAGGACGGGCTCGAGACGTTGCGCGAGATACGCCAGCAGCATCGCTTGCCCGTGATCATGCTGTCGGCCCGCGGAGAACCGATCGATCGCGTGATCGGCCTGGAACTTGGCGCGGACGATTACCTGAGCAAGCCTTGTGTTCCGCGCGAGTTGCTCGCGCGCGTCCGTGCGCAATTGCGCCGCTCGGCGCCGGTGACGGCGGGCAGTGTGGAAGTGGGCGTACTCAAGCTCTTGCCCGGCGAGCGCCGGGCATTCGCGGGCGACCGGGAAATCTCGCTGACCGGGGCGGAATTTCTGTTGCTCCTTGCGCTGGCGCAGCGCGCGGGGGAGCTGGTCGACAAGGCCACGCTGACGCGAGCGGCGCTGGGGCGCGAGCTTGAGCGCTTCGATCGCAGCGTCGATGTCCACGTCAGCCGCTTGCGCCACAAACTCGCCGAGGCATCGGACCAGGCACCCCGCATCGATTCGGTGCGCGGTGCCGGCTATGTCATGACGCTGGGAGCTGCGCAGTGAGCCCGTTTCGCACATCGCTGTTCTGGCGCCTGCTGGTGTGGTTCTTTGTCGTGAACCTGCTGGTACTGGTGCTGGGCGGATTCCTCACGCGCCGGTTGA belongs to Dyella terrae and includes:
- a CDS encoding response regulator gives rise to the protein MSRILLADDDRALTALLAEYLQHEGFTVDIAYDGDTALSMLRSQRPDLLILDVMMPGKDGLETLREIRQQHRLPVIMLSARGEPIDRVIGLELGADDYLSKPCVPRELLARVRAQLRRSAPVTAGSVEVGVLKLLPGERRAFAGDREISLTGAEFLLLLALAQRAGELVDKATLTRAALGRELERFDRSVDVHVSRLRHKLAEASDQAPRIDSVRGAGYVMTLGAAQ